In one Methanobrevibacter olleyae genomic region, the following are encoded:
- a CDS encoding tetratricopeptide repeat protein: MSIEASDLIKEAENYYENGIYEGAIDKFKRVYSQNPDLLTEENKEHFAKAIYEFNIRDSTFMTTELDASLILLTRLVSQKDTREGQECIYTDSVMTFISNKRDYEAILKWYKKINPKLLNPNPDKKNSYSYKDKYYSNTTRALLNEKHYKKCIDLSKEALEEIDYIMNEDEAWFKVRIAKASMNISNFDEAIKYFKEAIKAKENWSNKYAFADCYYVLGDYDNALKQALDAALTDPKIRPLLKINLYQLLSELLNEKGYENEIDYLDNLINAIKFDNKEIADEDDEEYLECISELEDRIDVKSMEENLRPIWRKILSEL; the protein is encoded by the coding sequence ATGTCTATTGAAGCAAGTGATTTAATCAAAGAAGCAGAAAACTACTATGAAAATGGAATTTATGAAGGTGCAATAGATAAATTTAAAAGAGTTTATTCTCAAAACCCAGATTTATTAACTGAAGAGAATAAAGAACATTTTGCTAAGGCTATTTATGAATTTAATATTAGAGATTCTACTTTCATGACTACAGAATTAGATGCTAGCCTTATTCTTTTAACTAGATTAGTTTCTCAAAAAGACACTAGGGAAGGGCAAGAATGTATTTACACAGATTCTGTAATGACTTTCATTTCAAATAAAAGAGATTATGAAGCTATTCTTAAATGGTATAAAAAGATTAATCCTAAATTATTGAATCCTAATCCAGATAAGAAAAACAGTTACTCTTATAAAGATAAATATTATTCAAACACTACAAGGGCTCTCTTAAATGAAAAACATTATAAAAAATGCATTGATTTGTCTAAAGAAGCTTTAGAAGAAATTGATTATATTATGAACGAGGATGAAGCCTGGTTTAAGGTAAGAATTGCAAAGGCTAGTATGAACATTAGTAATTTTGATGAAGCTATAAAATATTTCAAAGAAGCTATTAAAGCTAAAGAAAATTGGTCAAATAAATATGCCTTTGCTGATTGTTATTATGTGCTTGGAGATTATGATAATGCATTAAAACAAGCTCTTGATGCTGCATTAACTGATCCTAAGATAAGACCACTTTTAAAAATCAATTTATATCAACTTTTAAGTGAATTGCTTAATGAAAAAGGTTATGAAAATGAAATTGATTATTTAGATAACTTAATTAATGCTATTAAGTTTGATAATAAGGAAATAGCAGATGAAGATGATGAAGAATATTTGGAGTGCATATCAGAATTAGAAGATAGGATTGATGTTAAATCTATGGAAGAAAATTTAAGGCCTATTTGGAGAAAGATTTTATCTGAACTTTAA